The DNA region tattattttaaccatCTAATTTGTGAGTCTATTTAAGTTTTGACATATAATTTTGTTCAAAGAGCAACAATGTGATTGTAGTTTTTcagtttgaatttttaaaatattttatttgagtattaatttagatttaatattgttttaatttttattttttttaattatgtatatactaataaatttaataatatttattcgtATCACTACAATTTTTgagtgtttttaattttatcaaatacaaataaatcTTATTCAAGTGCGAATCTAAATGTCTTTTCGCAAGCATTCACCATCGTTCACTTGGCAAGAAGAGGGTCATATAAAttggttgaatttaaattagGAAGTACACAAGAATAAAGAGGatactatatattattaatcatgtccacaattctttaaaaaaaatataaaataataagaagtgACATTAATATTCTAGAATTGGTATCTTTAACATTTATGCCACTAACTAAATTCCCTTCCCacttttctaataaaaaaatgaaaacttctcttatataattattttgttaaattaatacattattaattcaaaattgttTTCAGGGttacttatataattttcaCTATCATTATCCCATTTAAATtagagagtttttcaaaaacgaatcaaacatataaaatttgtcatattttaaatattaataataaatacctTGTTGTAATATTATGTAAAGTTATATTTCTAAATAGATTTAAAGTATTTACAAAATAGATATTTGGTGTAGGTAATTATTCCATGGGCCCTAATTGGGTGACCTTGTCTACCACCATTCACTATAGAAATCTTGGGCTTTGTTTGTTTACTCTTATTGAGTCGGTGAAtcaattaatgtttaattaaattgaaaattatatttataaacaaaattataaaattctgATGATATGATTTAAAtaggaaatttgatgaaatagcttaaagattttttttttttttttttttttttttttttttttttttttttaccggctcataaaattaaataattaaatacgtTGGTGacatttgtatatttttttttgacgaaattgtccCTGTCGCAAGACGGAACCCCGGTTGCGTCTCACAACCGACATTAACGAGAcgcaatttatttatttttgaaaaatttacaaaaataataataataataaaaaaattgcgtctcgcgattgtcgattgcgtctcgcgaatgccgaTTGCGAGACGTAACTTAGATTGCATCTCGCGATTATAAATTTTTCGCAACGGAgacattttcgtccaaaataaaaatttgtcgGCATCGCAATTAATTTTATGCGCATATTGGGTCATTCAGTCAAATTTCCCGATTtaaatcacataaattcaaggGCTAGAATGATGTTTGAAACAGAGGTGCGATTGCGATTGCGATTTGGTGCGACCAcaaatctctctctatataacTAACGGTGGACAAGCCGAGCTTTTAGCGCCATCGTGTTTCCTTCTCTGTTCAGATCTACGCGTTATAGGAAGCAATTTCTTTCATAGGTAAGGTTCACGACGAATCATCGTTGAAATCAGTCGCCAACTCGTAAATCTCTTTCCAATATCCAGAATAGATCATTTCTTGATAACTTTTTGTAATAATTCATAACAATATgtcttaaattttcatttataatccTGGATCATGTCATGTTTCATTATGACCGTTTGGATTATTAATTAGCATGTTGTACTACTATTGGATCGAATTCGATTGTTGTCGCCATTTGAAACTGGAATTTTGTTGTATTGGAAATGTTTTTGTATCTGGATctaaaaagtgttttcaaatgatgCAAGATCTGTACTGAATTCATTGTCTTTATGCAGATAGtaaatctaatatttgattGTCTTTGATGGGGACTGTTGTTGATCAAGCAAAGAAATCAGTACTTTCTTTAACTCTATgccttttgttttcttttggattatcatttgttttttgtttgtgtataatattgttattaaatCATCAATACTCTAAAGGAAAGATTTTCCTATGTTGGACCCATGTTATCCATCATTTGAGTTGAACTTTTGTTTTTGGTCTTTTTGCTTGTAGGAAGTGAATGGAAAGTCACTGGCAGAGAAGAATGTCACAGTTGTCTTTGTTTTGGGTGAGTTTTTCACTTAGTTTTATATCTCAAAATACTGCAATATCATgcgatttttttgtttatttcctTACTAGGTGGCCCTGGTAGTGGAAAAGGCACTCAATGTACAAATATTGTAGAAACATTTGGTTTCACCCATCTCAGTGCTGGTGATCTTCTTCGAGCCGAAATTAAATCTGGTTCTGAAAATGGGTTAGTTTACTATCCATCTGTAATTTATACATGAAAGTTATAATTGAGAAATACTTGTATGATGTTCCATCCTTTTGGGGCATAGGACAATGATACAGAACATGATCAAAGAGGGTAAAATTGTACCTTCAGAAGTTACAATTAAGCTTCTCCAGAAGGCTATGCTGGAAGATGCAAATAACAAGTTTCTCATTGATGGTTTTCCTCGTAATGAGGAAAACCGGGCAGCTTTTGAATTAGTTGTAAGTAATTCTTTGAAATCTTTCTTCAATCTTCATCCATCCAGTAAACTTTATTATTGAATGCTTCTtgtacaaatttcaaatgactGGCAGACTGGAATATCACCTGCATTTGTGCTGTTTTTtgattgtcccgaagcagagaTGGAAAGGCGTCTTTTGGGTCGCAATCAGGTTTAAGCAACTGGATATTAATGTGTTTTGTAGATTCCTAGAAGGCTTCTTCTTATGTTATATTCTCACTTGTTCtgatttatcattttctttGCTGTCGGACAATTAAGGGAAGAGAAGACGATAATATTGACACAATAAGGAAACGTTTCAAAGTTTTCCTAGAGTCTAGCTTGCCTGTTATTGAGTACTACGACTCTTTGGGCAAGGTTCGAAAGGTACTGATGGTATTTCGGGGAACTTCTGTCGATTTTAAATAACTGTAAAAACTAACATGTTTGTCCTTAATTTTCAGATTAATGCCGCAAAACCAGTTGATGAGGTTTTTGAAGATGTTAAATCAGTTTTTACCACTATTTAAAAaggtaaaacaatttatttattcttgcATTGGTGGAAGGATATGAGCATATATTACTGAATTATATGAAAACTATGTCTTGAAGAAGCTTATTATGCATGTTATTCCATTATCTGAAAACTGGTATTATGCAGAAGCAATTTGTTACCTACCAGCCTAATCTTTTTAGAGGAGATAACCCAGATTCTAGTTACTCCAAATAATCCAAAACAAGCAATTTTGGTTACAATTTCAACAGTTTTGAGATTTTCTTCGTCTTTTAAATGAATCGATCTCAAATACATAATACCTAGCTCAATGAGTCTTATAGCCAACATTTCATGACATCCCAAAATGGGATTTTAGCTTTTGTTTCAATGGATGGTTTAAGCTACAAGTAATGTCTTGAACTTGAATTATTGTTCTTAACAACATTATAAGCTAAAAGTCTTTTGGTATGTTGTTTTTTCAGGTGGGTTCATATTTTCTACATGAGGGATGTATGAGCTTTAGAAAACCTTTTACAATATCTTATGGTGCCATAAGAAAGAGTGTGTCTGTTTGTCTACATGTCTGTCTGTTTGTTACTTTTGCTTTGCATACAcaataagagaaataaataaaattcccCCATTTTATCATCAATTGTTGTATTGCTTCCCAATGTAAGATTACATAACATCACAACAATagatcaatcaatcaaacaaagatGATGCCATTATCCTTAATTGTATCAAGAACAATAGCAAGTTTCCCTTCAATCCGTTCTTCCTTCTTAGGCTCAAACGCTATCGCGTAAACATCAGCTTCCTTGGATCTCTCAGCTATCAACTTCCCAATCACCTTACAAGCATCATTATCAATAAGAGAAGGCAAAGTATTCCTCAAATCTTTAGAATTAGTAGTAGCAACCGATATAACTTTGCTTGTTCCTCGATGCATAACCTTAGCATGAATGAAACGTTTTGAAAAGAAAACATTTAGTAGAAATGGTCTCATATACATATCAGTCCTCTGTTTCCATGATTTTCTGTTTGGTCTTTTAGCAGCCTCACTACGTGATCTCCTTGTCCAAGCAGCTTCAACCACAAATTTCTATCCAAAacaaactaattataaatttatcagTTTGAAGAATTGGACAAAAGGGTTTTATTAGGGTTTACCTGGTTACGTGGGGCAATTGGAAGAATTGAGATTGAATTGATGGATAATTCCAATTGTGGTAATGAAGATGACCATGAAAGTGAAATGGGTTTCTTCTGTAAACGATTTTGAAAGAAATCAGATGAGAGGATAAACGCTGATGACGCCGTTGAAGAAACGCTGCTCGCCATAGAGAGAGAAGTGATGAACCAGGCGATTATTACAAATTCtatccaaataaataataaaaggccaacaatatattattgaaaCCTAACAAGTAACAATTGCAGGCCCAATTATTACAAGTCCACTTTTTACTTataaaccaaaaaataaatatgtttttatttatgacTATAAacttacattttaaattcactacttaagttttaaaatattgtttataatatatatctaacattttgaattttttatttataaaattaataaaaaattcaaaattataattgattttaaataagataaataattttaatttatatatattttatggtttatcatattatcaataaaaaacaacaacaatattatttgtaatactTTCATCAACATTTCTTCTTTCATCTGTTCAGCTACATTTTCTAGACAcctaaaattatgaaaaaccaagagaaaaaaaatcatattattattcgaaataataattatcaactcaaagaaggaaaatAAACATAcagttgtttatttatattcagACTCTATtcacatataaattaaatgtgTACTATCACCTActatattgaaaaattaaatataattttcttataaaattataaactacaaagttaaatatatttataataagacAATTATACATTCTTATAAATGTTTTCAtccaaatttattaaattattattctttattaaatatttttggataaCACCATTAATTAACTAGTTCAGATCCTACTGTGATGaacaaaatactatttttattttttataataaatatttcttaacttattttattgagatattaatttaaatgaaataataatatatttaattatatattaataaatttaaaaaaaattgcccTTTTGAATTTAGTTCCACTCAAGTTTAGAGGTGTTTCAAAACAAGTTCaatgtatcattttttttaaaagctaGCAAtacttcaatttatttaaatgatgtcAATGAATGttgtcaaatttttattttttttttttattttaagaaactAGCACAATATCATACCCTCCTCGCATAACCTtctttttaacttaatatattcaCAGTCAAAATTAttgtcaaaatataaatatattagattctCAAAAGAAATgcctctaatttttttttctttgatcaattttgattattcatatattgataataattgaatattttcaAAGGTAAAAGTTTTTCAAAGTAGCTAGCCAAACTGGTAAAACCTTTTTGTTTGATCTGAGCCAAAACAAAATTGTATCGGGGAACCCTTTCCGTCCCCATTCCGCTCTTATTATAGACTGCGCTACGTCTAATTCCAATCTCGTcgttaataaatattcaataacTATTACCAACTCATAACAACAAAGCTTTGCTTTGCTAGGTAAAATCTCGCAACGTATTTGTAGGATTGTGTTGTAAGTAGAAAGAAGTTATAACATAGAATACAATTATGAGATATTTGACTAGACTTAGCcaaaatttattacattttaattgttttagatAGACAGATAATTATTGCATTGCCACAGTTTTAGATAGACAAATTATTACATTaccataattttatatatatatataaggagaACTTCCAATAGATTATTGAATTAATCTGCGATAATATTGGTAAGGGGTTGAAAACCGTGAAGAAGGGCCGCTTCCCAGACTTTGTCATAATTCAACATTGTGTCGCCACACTCGTGCTCGTTCCAGCCCTCGAGAGCGTGCACTATCCCTGCTACGCGCCACACGCTCATCACCCTCCTCGGAAGCCAATTCTGTTAGTCCAATGCTATCATAGAGTTATTAAGCGTGTTTGATCCATGAAAATCACGACTAGGTAcgcttgtatatatataaaaattaaaatgaagttCAACTTGACCGACTGACCTCGCAAGAGTCGAGATTGTGAAGATGATTAGGGACAAGCAAAGATGGTGTGGGGAAATAAAAACAATCTTTTCTATGCTTGTTTGGAGGGAACTGAGAGAATGGAATGAAAAATGACCCTTTTGGTGCCTTTAGTTGCTCTTCTTCCTTCAATCCTTCTCCCACCAACCAGATCTGAATCCATGAGAATATATATccaatatatacatataattatttctataaCTCGTCTAAATTTACTTAAATCAAAATccatacaaattttaatttagttaattgACTTATAAGTTGTCTTATTTAAGATATCTTTAGCCTATAATCTCAAACCGTCAAGGGCCACAAGTTTGAGacattacaaattatttattgaacCATAACTTCTCTCTTTTATCTTATAGactatgaaataataatatacacCCGATCGATGGCATATTGTTGTCACAACCgaataaaaaattgaagagtAATACCCAAATGAAAGGAAGttataaacacataattaacCATACCTTGTGATCCCATGAATGTGGTTCATCATGTAACAAGTTATCATCAATAAGGGATTTGGTTTGAAACATTTCTTTAAGCTTCTCATACTCATCCTTGTATAAAACTCTCacctaacaaaacaataataacatataCACTATCAAAACATATATTCAATGTCATAGACCTCAAAGTTTGAACTCGTTTTTTTTGGTAATAAGAGTTAAGGGTATATTAAGATCAGCTTCGGCTAGAATCAAATTACCTTAATGCCCCTTTGGCATAAGGCCATGGCAATGCCCCGAGCGACTTTAGTTAGATTGCCTCTTAGAATGACTTGAGTTGTCCCTTTGGGGATGTTATTGAGGACAACTGCAACTGCTAGGCTACTCCCATCCACCACCTTCACTTTGAGATTAGGGTTCCTCTTGATATAAACCTCACCATTTTCATTCAAATCTTCCCCCTATTAAAACATTATCATAtggtttgataaaaaaaataaattatgagttTGAAGCGGAGATATCACAAGAAATAATAACTAACAATGATAAACTTCTTAGCCAatacacattattatttttctagcTAGCTCGAtctaatttgatatattaacaTTTTCGCTAAAGTTAATAAGTCAAGTACACTCTATATCGCATGTGGAATACGGGGTACCTGGTTCATGAGGCCCAGGCTAAAGACCTTAGTGCCCTTGCCATCAGCTTCTAGTATGGCTTCCTCAATGAATCTATTGATGCCCTCCCTTTGCAATGTCATGAAATACTACATCTCATATGTGAAGATAAATTAGCTAgaatactaaataaaattaaaattttaatgggttaatttgtttaattagtttctcaatTCATCGATCTTACATGAAGGTTAAATTTTGGTAAAGACCAAGTTTGCAATTTGAGATTGTTGAAGACATTCCTCTCCACTACAAAGGTGCGGCCATATATTCGAGCGACTAGGGTTGTACAGAGTGTCAAGGGAAACAATACTCGGATGTACCATTTGTTAGGACTTTGAGGTCTAGACGCCAATGACGGAAAACCAAGACGAAGGTGGTAGACCGAGTCCAATGTTGTCAAATGGGTCAAGTGCGCGCACTACATCGGGTGAGTCCTCTTGTCTTTGGAGCGAACTCTTGTATATAATGTCTGTTGACTTGTCGGTAGTGTCATAAAGATAGTCGTACATTTGCATGAAAAGCGAATAGTTGGTCCGAAATTGCGTGTGATGAAGAGAGTGGTAACTAggtaaaattaatatcaaacatatataacactattattaatgaatgttttaatttttatcagcGTCAAGTCAATAGTACTATATATGCATTAAATTGTAAGAAAATAATGTAACATGAATGGACACAAATGAATGAGGAGACTTACCTTGGAGTGTAGATAAGGTACTTAAGAGGAggaaacaaagaaaaaaaccACTTGGGGATGAGCTCAAAGTTACAATGTCCCATGTTATTCATGAAATCTATGAAAATAAGATAACCGGCAACTGAAGCAATAGAGGCTGTCCCCGTCAAAGAACATGTTGATAACGGGATGCCAAACAACATGTAGTACGCTATGTGTTCCGCAAACGGATGAACCACAGCTGCATCACGTCAAACAATTAATTACGTACAAGATCGATCTATGcttaataactaaatttaagtatataataagacctacactagtaaaaaaaggacctttaccgacggtttttcccgaaggttttgtaaacctctcctaaatactcccgagaggaacaaatccttcgggattaaaaatatattccgAGTGGGgagtaaaaccttcgggtttattaattattaccgaaagttctacaaagaactttcggtttttaccttcccaaaaaacccaaaaaatttctaagtgttgggtgtgggttatttgcgaaagttttaggaaaaaccttcggttttgaaatcccttggttttttaattgcgaaggttattcaaagacccttcggttttgccttttttgataatttcatttccgaaagttttacaaagaaccttcggttttgctcattaaaaaaaatcaaatttttgaaattggtttttccgaaggttttataataaaccctcggttttgacttatatcaaaaccgaaagttttatgaaaaccttcggcctcaacctctataaatacaaaccctaacccttctctttttcattcggcttctctcctttctctctcttccgcctccgccgccgcctgcctcctccaagccgcgggttcttctcctctcttcaggtaatttgtttgatttggtttttttgttttgtttattgtaagatttcgatttttcttaagtttgtatatatatattatagatctagatttatgttagtttacgttattttgtttgatgaaaatatatatatatatatacatatatctgaaatgcatttaggatatgggtgatgattcgacatggaagagactttgGCGTACatcaccggagaaactgcatccgtgttaccagaatctgataacacaatcagaaattgcggcacgtgaggaagaggtcagaaagatgacgctggaaatggaacaaatccgactaagggatgccgaaagaggtcgtttgctgagtgaaatcaaagcggaccgggccgaaatgtctcagagattagagaatctcgaacaagaacttgtcttgttgaggagtcgactgaatcaaccacccgctccttccaccccatctaataattaatttgtagatttattatggatttattatgggtttatgacagttatgttttaatatttatgaattattgttattatgtttgtttgatttggtttaatatgttttattaattaattatgtttttgttgacttttcatatttttttaaaaaaaacggcatcgccaaaaccgaaagtttatttgaaaaccttcggttttgacccatttgttttaaaaatattgaggtacaaaccgaaggttttcaaataaaccttcggttttgaccctacattaaaaaaatcagatttttttctaagtatggggagggtaaaaaccgaaggttttcaaataaaccttcggtttttaccctacattaaaaaaatcagatagggtaaaaaccgaaggtttatttgaaaaccttcggttttgaccctacattaaaaaaatcagattttttttctaagtatggggaagggtaaaaaccgaaggtttatttgaaaaccttcggtttttaccctacattaaaaaaatcagatttttttctaagtatggggaagggtaaaaaccgaaggttttcaaataaaccttcggtttttaccctacattaaaaaaatcagatttttttctaagtatggggaagggtaaaaaccgaaggttttcaaataaaccttcggtttttaccctacattaaaaaaatcagaattttttctaagtatgggggagggtaaaaaccgaaggttttcaaataaaccttcggttttgaccctacattaaaaaaatcagatttttttctaagtatggggaagggtaaaaaccgaaggtttatttgaaaaccttcggtttttaccctacattaaaaaaatcagatttttttctaagtatggggaagggtaaaaaccgaaggttttcaaataaaccttcggtttttaccctacattaaaaaaatcagaattttttctaagtatgggggaggggtaaaaaccgaaggttttcaaataaaccttcggtttttaccctacattaaaaaaatcagaattttttctaagtatgggggagggtaaaaaccgaaggttaggaccgagaggtttatatagaactttcggaaatacacttcaaaaccgaaagttatatagaaaactttcggtgttatcacttcataatttgttattttaattggtttttcacctactaatctagactcctaaataatctaatcaattgtgtgttgtgtttgaaaattttagattatgtgttaatgttaaaatgtttatgattgtgtttgattatataaagaagtgtgcatatatatatatatatgtttgtgtttgatgatcacatTAATGTGTATAacgtttgatcatatggattgtctAATGTTTTAAGGTTATCAAATGTGTTCAATTTATGatgttaaaggtcattagaagattataaatcaattaatctaacaatttgtgaaatggtaattccgagagttaatggtataactttcggaaatacccatcaaaaccgaaagttatagcattaactctcggaattacaatttcacaatttgttagattaattggttttttactttttaatctagactcctaactaatattatcaagtgtgtgttttattttaaaattttagtttgtgtttaatgttaaaatgttaatgAATGTGGTTGAtcatatagagaagtgtatatgaatgtttatgtttgattattctatgtaattgtgtaatgtttgattatatggattgagaaatgttttggggatttaaaatttgttaaattaatgttgttcgagcttattagaaagtgaaaaccaaaaaaattaacaaattgtgagtttgtaaaaccgaaagttaaatatatatctttcggAAACAACCATTAAAACCGAGAGAGATATACAAATCTCTCGGAAATAGGGAaataaaaaaccgagagttttatgattaactctcggaattaatcGATTGatcaaaaaccgaaagtttaatcataaaactttcggtaatgaccaaaaccgaaagttcttatataaactttcggtaattaccttattaaaaaaataaagccctcttttttctcttcttcttttccccGCTTTCTTTCCCCCGATTTCTTTCTTTCCCCTTATTTCGCCCGCGCCGCCTCCCGCATTTAGCCGTCCGACGGAGCTTCTGACGACGACGCCGCCCAAGCCTCCCCCGATTGAAGACGACGCCGGCCAAGCCTCCATCGATTGAAGACGCCTCCTCCCACGCCGATTGAAGACCGACGTCAACGCCTCCCAGCCGTTTGAAGACGACGACGCCGATTGAAGATCCAGATAGATCGCCGTTGCGCCTCATCCTTCTCTTCCAGCCGTCAACTCGTCGTCTCACCGTCGATCCTCCACCTACAGCCGCCTACAAGGTTAGTTGAAATTCGTTTAGGGtttatatgtttgatttataataatatatgttagattaagtatgttttatatgttagattagatatgaattagatgaatatattgtgATTTTGTTAAATTAGGTATGAtttatatgttagattaggtatgaattagatgaatatatgtagatttatgttagatttggtatgatttttgttggattttaggtttgatttaggttaatttaatgaatatttggttaggttgatttatatagtttgatttatctaatttgttagatatgatgattttttgttttgattggagtttgatttaggttagttttaggtttgatttaggttagattttggtttgatgaatttgattttaggttttattgagtttagtttgatttcagtttgatttgagattggattggtttgagttttatttaggtttgacTTGAGATTGAATtggtttgagtttgatttgagtttggtatgaattaaattgattttaagtTTGATATGAGATTGGATTGGTTTGAGTTtcatttaggtttgatttgatatttgtttaatttgagtttgatttaggttttatttggattttaggttAATTTTGATTAGTTCaagcggacctcgaacaattgtacatggatattacattgacactctgcaaatttgaaatgatttttccgccgtcaattttcgacatcatgatgcatctcccggttcacttgtcatttgaggctttgcttgggggacctgttcagtatcgatggatgtatccgtttgaacattacatgggtacaatgaaaagatatttgcggaataataaccacccagaagcctctataagcgagagctatcttgtaaatgagagtattagtttatgtgcaaggtatatggaggaagaagagcaagaaaatgcacaaactgaaatctcgggcatttctatattttcatcgttggaagacctttctaacggaaaaatatacaacttggattatatcgatcgagtgacagctcattcatacattttgaaaaattgccccgaagctgaacctttttacatgtaagattctatgttgctgttattaattagcattaaaaagtatgctatttaatattcgatctatttgcagagattacatgcagtattgcaataacaacgactctcgtggagaaacgtttgccgcatatttcaaacaTAGAGTGAGTtcattataaaccatatattctaactctttatatttattttaacaactacATGTCGGGTAAATGTATGTATAGGTTGCTCAATTAACcgaatttaacgacatatcaagagacctcaagatcttaggagaaggtccaagtatgtactcg from Impatiens glandulifera chromosome 5, dImpGla2.1, whole genome shotgun sequence includes:
- the LOC124938161 gene encoding 50S ribosomal protein L18 — encoded protein: MASSVSSTASSAFILSSDFFQNRLQKKPISLSWSSSLPQLELSINSISILPIAPRNQKFVVEAAWTRRSRSEAAKRPNRKSWKQRTDMYMRPFLLNVFFSKRFIHAKVMHRGTSKVISVATTNSKDLRNTLPSLIDNDACKVIGKLIAERSKEADVYAIAFEPKKEERIEGKLAIVLDTIKDNGIIFV
- the LOC124939669 gene encoding very-long-chain aldehyde decarbonylase GL1-5-like, whose product is MRRNGDLSGSSIGVVVFKRLGGVDVGLQSAWEEASSIDGGLAGVVFNRGRLGRRRRQKLPVVHPFAEHIAYYMLFGIPLSTCSLTGTASIASVAGYLIFIDFMNNMGHCNFELIPKWFFSLFPPLKYLIYTPREGINRFIEEAILEADGKGTKVFSLGLMNQGEDLNENGEVYIKRNPNLKVKVVDGSSLAVAVVLNNIPKGTTQVILRGNLTKVARGIAMALCQRGIKVRVLYKDEYEKLKEMFQTKSLIDDNLLHDEPHSWDHKIWLVGEGLKEEEQLKAPKGSFFIPFSQFPPNKHRKDCFYFPTPSLLVPNHLHNLDSCENWLPRRVMSVWRVAGIVHALEGWNEHECGDTMLNYDKVWEAALLHGFQPLTNIIAD
- the LOC124938160 gene encoding UMP-CMP kinase 4 isoform X2 — protein: MGTVVDQAKKSEVNGKSLAEKNVTVVFVLGGPGSGKGTQCTNIVETFGFTHLSAGDLLRAEIKSGSENGTMIQNMIKEGKIVPSEVTIKLLQKAMLEDANNKFLIDGFPRNEENRAAFELVTGISPAFVLFFDCPEAEMERRLLGRNQGREDDNIDTIRKRFKVFLESSLPVIEYYDSLGKINAAKPVDEVFEDVKSVFTTI
- the LOC124938160 gene encoding UMP-CMP kinase 4 isoform X1 — encoded protein: MGTVVDQAKKSEVNGKSLAEKNVTVVFVLGGPGSGKGTQCTNIVETFGFTHLSAGDLLRAEIKSGSENGTMIQNMIKEGKIVPSEVTIKLLQKAMLEDANNKFLIDGFPRNEENRAAFELVTGISPAFVLFFDCPEAEMERRLLGRNQGREDDNIDTIRKRFKVFLESSLPVIEYYDSLGKVRKINAAKPVDEVFEDVKSVFTTI